AACGTGCGCCCGGTCGTCGAGGCGGCGGCCGCCATCGGCACCACGGTCACCCTGGACGCCGAGGACCACACCACCCTCGACTCGATGTTCGCCATCCACGAGGAACTGCGGAAGGACTACCCGGAGACCGGCTGCGTCATCCAGTCCTACCTGTTCCGCACGGAGGACGACGCCCGCAGGCTCTCCGCCGCGGGCAGCCGCGTGCGCATCGTGAAGGGCGCCTACAAGGAGCCCGCCTCCGTCGCGTACCAGGACAAGGCCGAGATCGACAAGGCGTACGTCCGCATCATCCGGATCCTGATGGAGGGCGAGGGCTACCCGATGATCGGGTCCCACGATCCCCGTCTCATCGCCATCGCCCAGGAGCTGGGCCGCCAGGCAGGGCGCAAACTGGACGAGTACGAGTTCCAGATGCTGTACGGCATCCGCAGCGACGAGCACGTCCGACTCGCGGCCGAGGGCCACCGGATGCGCGTCTACACGGCGTACGGCACCGACTGGTACGGATACTTCATGCGCCGCCTCGCGGAGAAGCCGGCCAACCTGCTGTTCTTCGGCCGCTCGATCCTCACCAAGGGCTGAGCGCCCGGCCCCGACCCGGGGCTGAACCGGCCACGGCCGACACACCCATCCCCGCCGACACCAAGGAGACAAGGCAACCATGGACGCCGTCACCCAGGTCCCCGCGCCGGTCAACGAGCCGGTTCACTCCTACGCCCCGGGCTCCCCGGAGCGCGCCCGCCTGGAGCTGAAGCTCAAGGAGCTCGCCGAGAACCCGATCGACCTGCCGATGACCATCGGCGGCGAGAAGCGGATGGGCGGCGGTGAGCGTGTGAACGTCGTACAGCCGCACAACCACCAGGCCGTCATCGGCACCTTCGCCGGCGCCACCGAGCAGGACGCCCAGGACGCCGTCGACGCGGCCCTCGCCGCCGCTCCGGCCTGGCGCGCGATGGCCTTCGACGACCGCGCGGCGATCATCCTGCGCGCCGCCGAGCTGCTGGCGGGCCCCTGGCGCGAGACGCTGGCCGCCTCCACCATGCTCGGCCAGTCCAAGACCGCCCAGCAGGCCGAGATCGACACCCCCTGCGAGCTCATCGACTTCTGGCGCTTCAACGTGCACTACGCGCGCCAGATCCTCGCCGAGCAGCCCCCGGCGAACTCCCCGGGCGTGTGGAACCGCATGGACCACCGCCCGCTGGAGGGCTTCGTCTACGCGATCACGCCGTTCAACTTCACGGCCATCGCGGGCAACCTCCCCACCGCCCCCGCCCTCATGGGCAACGTCGTGGTGTGGAAGCCGTCCCCGACGCAGACCCACGCCGCCGTGCTGCTGATGCAGCTCCTGGAGGAGGCCGGGCTGCCCAAGGGCGTCATCAACCTGGTCACCGGCGACGGCATCGCCGTCTCCGAGGTGGCGCTGAACCACCGCGACCTGGCCGGCATCCACTTCACCGGCTCGACCCCCACCTTCCAGCACCTCTGGAAGACGGTCGGCAACAACATCGCCAACTACCGCACCTACCCGCGGCTCGTCGGCGAGACCGGCGGCAAGGACTTCGTCGTCGCGCACCCCAGCGCCGACCGCGCCGTCCTGAAGACCGCGCTGACCCGCGGCTCCTTCGAGTTCCAGGGCCAGAAGTGCTCGGCGTCCTCCCGGGCGTACGTCCCGGCCTCCATCTGGAACTCCGGTTTCAAGGAGGAGTTCGCGGCCGAGGTCGACGCGATCACGATGGGTGACGTCACCGACCTGACGAACTTCATCGGAGCCGTCATCGACGAGCGCTCGTTCGCCAAGAACAAGGCCGCGATCGACCGCGCCAAGTCCGACCCGGCGTGCACCGTCGTCGCGGGCGGCACCTACGACGACTCGGTGGGCTACTTCGTCCGCCCGACCGTCATCGAGTGCTCGGACGCCGAGAGCGAGGTCTTCACGACCGAGTACTTCGGCCCGATCCTCGCGGTCCACGTCTACGAGGACGAGAAGTACGACGCCATGCTGGAGCAGATGGAGTCGGTCTCGGACTACGCGCTGACCGGCTCGGTCATCTCGGGCGACCGCGCGGCCGCCGCGTACACGATGGACAAGCTCCGCTACGCCGCGGGCAACTTCTACATCAACGACAAGTCGACCGGCGCCGTCGTCGGCCAGCAGCCCTTCGGCGGCGGCCGTGCCTCCGGCACCTGCGACAAGGCGGGCGCCCCGCAGAACCTCCAGCGCTGGACCCTGACCCGGGCCATCAAGGAGACGCTGGTCCCGCCGACCGACTACACCTACCCCCACCAGGGCTGACGCCCTCCCGGGGCGCCGCAGCACGGCGCCCCGGACCCGAGGTCTCCCGGTGACGTAAGACCTCCCAGAGCACCGCCCCCCGACCGGCCCCCCTGCCGGCCGGGGGGCGGTTTCCATGAGGCGGGGCCCTGGCCGGGCCGGCGGCTCAGACCTCCACGAACACCTGGTCCAGCGACTTGCGCACCAGGTCGGGGACCTCGCAGTCATCGGCGGGATAGCCGACGGGGATCACGGCGAAGGCCTTCTCGTTCTCGGGCCGCTCCAGGACCTCGCCGAGGAAGCGCATCGGGCTCGGCGTGTGGATCAGCGCGGCGAGACCGGACAGGTGCAGGGCGGTGAGGAGCATGCCCACCGCGATCCCGACCGACTCGTCCACGTAGTAGTGCTTGCGCTTCGTGCCGTCCTCGCCCAGCCAGTAGCGCTGCTGGAACACCACGATCAGGGCGGGCGCGTCCGTCATGTGGGCCTTGACCGCGTCGGTGCCCAGCGGGCGCAGCGCGGCGAGCCACTCCTCGCCGAGCCGCCCGTCGTAGCTGACCTTCTCCTCGTGCTCGGCGGCCTCCCGGATCCGCCGGCGTACCCCGGGATCCTTGACCAGCACGAAGGTCCACGGCTGCTGATGGGCGCCGGAGGGCGCGGTGGCCGCGCACCCGACGGCGTCGCGGAGCACCTGCTCGGGGACCGGGTCGGGGGAGAAGGCGCGGACGGTCCTGCGCTCGTCCATGCGCTCCCGCAGCCGGGCGGCGCGGGCGAGGGACTCCTCGGGGGCGATCCGCTCGGGGCGGTAGGGCGCGGGACGGTACGGGTCGCCATGGGTGGGCGACCACTGCCGGTGCGTGGGCGTCGTGTCGGACATGGCCGCAGTGTGCGCGGTGGGGGAGGCCCGGGGGAAGCGGTGCTTCGGACAGGCGCGGGACCGGTCCCGGTCAGTGTCCGCTGACCGGGACCGGCTGTCCGCCCTCCGGCGCCCCCGGGCACGCGGTCTTGTGGGTTGGGTAATGAGCATGTCAAATTCCTTCTCGGTACGTCCCCACACGTCACCCCGGAAGGAGCTCCCCCATGAGACGCAACTCCCGTGCGCGCCTGGGCGTTTCCCTGCTGCTCGTCGCCGGCGCCCTCGGCCTCGGAGCCGCGCCCTCCACCGCCGCCGACGCCCCGGCGCCCGCGCCCTCGGCGATCCCCGCACCGTCCGCGTACGCGCTCGACGCCGCCGTCGGACGGCAGCTCGGCGCCGCCACCGCCGGAACCTACCTCGACGCGAAGACCGGGAAGCTGGTCGTCACCGTCACCACCGACCGGGCCGAGGACCAGGCCCGCGCGGCCGGGGCCACCGTCCGCCGGGTGGCCCGCGGCGCCGCCCAGCTCGACGCCGCGATGGAGACCCTGGAGGCCGAGGCCAAGATCACCGGCACCTCCTGGGGCGTCGACCCGCGCACCAACCGGGTCGCCGTCGAGGCCGACTCCTCGGTCTCCGCACGGGACCTGGCCCGCCTCGAAGCCGTCGCCGAACGGCTCGACGGCGCCGTCGACATCAAGCGCGTCCCGGGCGTCTTCCACCGCGAGGTGCTGGGCGGCGGCGCGATCTACGGCGGCGGCAGCCGCTGTTCGGCGGCCTTCAACGTCACCAAGGGCGGGGCCCGCTACTTCGTGACCGCCGGACACTGCACCAACATCTCCGCCAACTGGTCGGCCGCCTCGGGCGGTCCGGTCGTCGGCGTCCGGGAGGGCACCAGCTTCCCGACCAACGACTACGGCATCGTCCGCTACACGGACGGCTCCTCGCCCGCCGGGACCGTCGACCTCTACAACGGTTCCACCCAGGACGTCTCCTCGGCCGCCAACGCCGTCGTCGGCCAGGCGATCAAGAAGAGCGGATCCACCACGAAGGTGACCTCCGGCACGGTCACCGCCGTCAACGTCACCGTCAACTACGGCGACGGGCCCGTCTACAACATGGTCCGCACCACCGCCTGCTCGGCGGGCGGCGACAGCGGCGGCGCGCACTTCGCCGGATCCGTCGCCCTCGGCATCCACTCCGGCAGCTCCGGCTGCTCGGGCACCGCGGGCTCGGCCATCCACCAGCCGGTCACCGAGGCGCTCTCCGCGTACGGCGTGACCGTGTACTGAGCCGCCACCGCCGGTGTCACCGCACCGGCACCGCTCGACCCCGCCCGCCCGGACCCCGCGCACCCCGGTCCGGGCGGGCCCGCGCGCGGCGGCGATATTCGCTGTCGTGCGGGCCGGGGCTGCTGGCAGGCTTGAGGCCATGGACCGGTCTCCCGCAGTGCGCGTCGCCCACACGTCCGAGCTCACCGCCTCCGAACGGGGCCGGATCCGCGAACTGCTCGACACCGCCTTCGACGGCGACTTCGCCGACGAGGACTGGGAGCACTCCCTCGGCGGCGTCCACGCCCTGGTGCACGACGCCGGCGGCCTCCTGATCGCCCACGGCAGCGTCGTCCAGCGCCGGGTCCTGCACGCGGACCGCTCCTACCGCGCCGGATACGTCGAGGCCGTCGCCGTCCACGCCGGCCACCGCCGCCAGGGCCACGGCCACCGGGTGATGGCCGCGCTGGAACACGTCGTCGACACGGCCCACGACTTCGGGGCCCTGTCCGCCTCCGACGCCGGCGCGGCGCTCTACGCGGCGCGCGGCTGGCAGGTGTGGCCGGGCCGCCTCGCCGCCCTCGGCCCGGCCGGCCCCGTCCCGCTGCCCGAGGAGGAGGGCACCACCTATGTCCGCCCCGCGGCCGGACGCCCCCTGCCCGCGCCCGGCGAGACGCTCCAGTTCGACTGGCGGGACGGCGACCTGCTGTGACGGACGGGGGCGGGTCTCAGTGGGCGATCCGGATGGCAATCCGGCCGGTGTTCTCGCCCTGCGGCATCCTGAGAACCCTGTGTCACCACCTCTGAGCAGGCGCGATCGCTCGCGGACCAGGCGTTGATCCGGGAGCTGCGGGCGGAGCGCGCGAAGGTGACCGTCTCAGATAGTAGGAAGTCCGAGTAACTGTGGAGACAGGACGGCTCCGCTGTCCTAACTTGGTAGGAGCCGAACGAATCGCTCGATCGAGCGACCGGCGGATGCGGGCGCACGCCCCGAAGCAGGCAACCCCTGCGGCGTACGCTCCCCGCCCCTTCCGGCACCTCGAAATCCGATCCCGGCCCGGCCTCGGCGCCGCACCACGGTGTGCGGCCCGCCCCCGGCATCCATGCGATCTCAAGGAGTCGATCCTCATGGCCACCACCACCGCACGTCGCGTCCGTCACGCCGCCCGTCCGTCCGAGTCGGACCGCAAGAACGCCGCCGCCGCTCTCCAGCGCGCCCTGGACCGCCGGGACAACGGCGGCTCGACCGGCCACTGAGCCGCCCGCACACCACCCGCCCCCACCCGGAACACCCCGGAACGCCCCGGACACCCCTGCGTCCTGTCCGAATGGTGGACACCGGATGTCATGGGGTGGGACGCACCGTTAGGCTTCCGGCATGTCTCGCAGCATCGATCTCGCAGTGATCCCCGGTGATGGAATTGGCCAGGAAGTCGTGGCCCAGGGTCTCAAGGTCCTCAACGCCGTCCTCCCGCAGGATGTGAAGCTGGAGACCAAGGAGTACGACCTCGGCGCCCAGCGCTGGCACCGCACCGGCGACACCCTCCCGGACGCGGAGCTGGAAGCCCTCAAGAAACACGACGCCATCCTCCTCGGCGCGATCGGCGACCCGTCCGTGCCGTCCGGCGTCCTGGAGCGGGGGCTGCTGCTGAAGCTGCGTTTCGCGTTCGACCACTTCATCAACCTGCGGCCCTCCAAGCTCTTCCCCAACACCGCGACCCCGCTCGCCGGCCGCCCCGACATCGACTTCGTCGTCGTGCGCGAGGGCACCGAGGGCCCGTACACCGGCAACGGCGGCTCGCTGCGCACCGGCACCCCCGCCGAGGTCGCCACCGAGGTCAGCCTCAACACGGCGTACGGCGTCGAGCGCGTGGTCCGCGACGCCTTCGAGCGCGCGGCGGCCCGCCCGCGCAAGAAGCTGACGCTGGTCCACAAGAACAACGTCCTCGTCTACGCCGGCCACCTGTGGAAGAACACCTTCGACCGGGTCGCCGCCGAGTATCCGCAGGTCAGCACCGACTATCTGCACGTCGACGCCGCGACGATCTTCTTCGTCACCCAGCCGGAGCGCTTCGACGTCATCGTCACCGACAACCTCTTCGGCGACATCCTCACCGACCTCGCCGCGGCCGTCTCCGGCGGCATCGGCCTGGCCGCCTCCGGCAACATCAACCCGACGGGCGCGTTCCCGTCGATGTTCGAGCCGGTCCACGGCTCGGCCCCCGACATCGCGGGGCAGGGCAAGGCCGACCCGACCGCCACGGTTCTCTCCGTCGCCCTCCTGCTGCGCCACCTCGGCTACGAGGCCGAGGCCGCGCGCATCGAGGACGCCGTCTCCGCCGACCTCGCGGAGCGAGGGGGGCACCTCCCAGGCCCTTCAGGCTCTGGGGGAGGTGCCGCCACGCGTACGACCGACGAGATCGGCGACGCCCTCGCGGTACGCGTAGCGGGCTGATCCGACGACTCCATCCGAAGCCGCCGGGTCAGCGAAAGCACCCGGCGGCTTCACCTGTGCGGCCTCCGGGTGCCACCATCAACCCCTGGACCGCACGCACACCGTTTCGTGCACGGCCCCCCGCACGTGATAATCGAACGCGGGGCCGTTGCTCGCGGTAAAGCTCGGACGTCCTAGGACCTGACCGGAAAACGTCGGGCAGAGACGGGCGTGAGCGCGGTCCATCACACACAAGACCGGTGAAGGACACGCACTCATGACGACGCCCACGATCGAGCTCAAGCCCTCCTCGAACCCGCTGTCCGACGCGGAGCGCGAGGCGATCCTGGCCAACCCCGGATTCGGCCGGCACTTCACCGACCACATGGTGACCATCCGCTGGACCGAGGGCCGGGGCTGGCACGACGCCCAGCTGGTCCCCTACGGCCCGCTGTCCCTGGACCCGGCCAACATGACCCTGCACTACGCGCAGGAGATCTTCGAGGGCCTCAAGGCCTACCGCCGGCCCGACGGCACGGTCGCCACCTTCCGCCCCGACGCCAACGCCCGCCGCTTCCAGCGCTCGGCCGCGCGCCTGGCCATGCCCGAGCTGCCCGTCGAGACGTTCATCGAGGCGTGCGACGCGCTGGTGCGGCAGGACAAGGCGTGGGTCCCGGCCCACGGCGGCGAGGAGTCCCTCTACCTGCGCCCCTTCATGATCGCCACCGAGGTCGGCCTCGGCGTGAAGCCGGCCAACGAGTACCTCTTCCTGGTCATCGCCTCGCCCGCCGGCGCCTACTTCCCCGGCGGAGTGAAGCCGGTCTCCATCTGGCTCTCGGAGAACCGCGTCCGCGCCGTCCCCGGCGGCGTGGGCGACGCCAAGACCGGCGGCAACTACGCCGCCTCCCTCCTCGCCCAGGCCGAGGCCGCCGCACACGGCTGCGCCCAGGTCGCCTACCTCGACGCGGTCGAGCACAAGTGGGTCGAGGAGCTCGGCGGCATGAACCTCTACTTCGTGTACGCCCAGGAGGACGGCTCGAAGAAGATCATCACGCCGTCCCTCACGGGTTCGCTGCTCGCCGGCGTCACCCGCGACTCCCTCCTCAAGGTCGCCCGCGACCTCGGTTACGGCTCCGAGGAGGGCCGGATCTCCATCGGCCAGTGGCGCGACGACACCGCGAAGGGCACCCTCGTCGAGGTCTTCGCCTGCGGCACGGCCGCCGTCATCACCCCCGTCGGCCTGGTGAAGTCCGAGGGCGGCGAGTGGACCCAGAGCGCCGGCGAGCCCGGCGAGGTCACCATGAAGCTCCGGGAGCGTCTTCTCGACATCCAGCGCGGTGTCGTCGAGGACACCCACGGCTGGATGCACCCGCTCGGCTAGGGACACCTGCTCCCCGGACCGGTCAGGGCCCGCGTGCTCCGGCATGCGGGCCCTGACCGGCAGCGGTCCCCGATCGCGGTGGATCGACTTGCGCCGCTCTCTCCGGTCGCGGCCTCTGTCCCCGGCCGCCCTCACGGAAGGCGAAGGGCCCGGCATGAAGTCCGCCCTCACCGCCGACGACGTGCGCTCCGTGTTCGGCCTGACGGGCGTAGTCCACTTCCCCCGCTACGACGCACCGCACCACCGGCTCGACGACCGCACCGCTTTCGTCCTGAGCGCCATCGGCCTCCCCGACACCCCATGGTTCATGTCGAGGGCGAGCCTGCGCGCGGACGACTTCATCGACCTCGCCGGCTGGTACGGCGGCCGAGGCCCCGTCCCCGACTCCTGTCGGCACTGGCTCGTGCTCGGGCTCCTCGCCGACACCACGCTCGCGCTCGACCCGGACCGGGGGACCGTTCACGCCCTCGGCGACGGCGTGGACGGACTGGTCCACCACCCGATCCACCGCGACGTGGAATCCCTTGTGTACGCGCTGACCAGGTTCGAGGCGCTCTGCCGGCGACCGAGGAACGACGACGGAGCGATCGAGGAGCGCGTGGACGCCCTGCGCGCCGACATCTCCTCGTTCGACCCGCTCCCGTTCGCCGGCGAGGACTCACCGTGGCACCTCGCCTTCGAAGAGGTCGTCGACGGCATCTGGTAGTGCCGGGGCGGCGGTCGGGCCGTCCATCGCCGGCCCGCCCAGGGCGCAGGGCCGGTACGGGTTCTTCCGTGCCGAAGGATAGAGCGCCGCTCAAACCCCACGGGCCAAGCTTCCGTGCGGGCTTGGCCTGAAGTTAGAGTGGCACTCTAAGCATCTCGACCAGGAGCCACCATGCCCCTCACCCCCGCCCCCTTCCGCATGCCCCCCGAGTGGGCCCCCCACGAGCGCACCTGGATGGCCTGGCCCGGGCCCAACCCCACCTTCGCCTCCGACGACGAGCTGGACGGGGCCCGCCGCGCCTGGGCCGGTGTCGCCCGTGCCGTGCGGCGCTTCGAGCCGGTGACCATGGTCGTCGGGCCCGGCCAGGAGGAGGGTGCGGCGACGCTGCTCGGGCCGGACGTGGAGCTGGTCGTGCGGCCGCTCGACGACGCCTGGATGCGGGACATCGGCCCCACCTTCGTCACCGACGGCCGGACGCTCGCCGCCGTCGACTGGACGTTCAACGGCTGGGGCGCGCAGGGCTGGGCCCGCTGGGGGCACGACCAGCACATCGCCCGGGGCGTCGCCGAGCTGGCCGGGGTGCCCGCCCACAGCTCCCCGCTCGTCAACGAGGGCGGCGCGATCCACGTCGACGGCGAAGGCACCGTCCTGCTCACCGAGACCGTCCAGCTCGGCGAGGAGCGCAACCCCGGCTGGAGCAGGGAGCAGGTCGAGGCGGAGGTCCACGCACGCCTCGGCACCGAGAAGGCCATCTGGCTGCCCCGGGGGCTGACCGGCGACTACGGGACGTACGGCACGCTCGGCCATGTCGACATCGTCGCCGCCTTCGCCCGCCCGGGCGCGGTCGTCGTCCACGTCCAGCCGGACCCCGCCCACCCCGACCACGAGGTCACCCGGGAGACCCTGGCGATCCTGCGGGCCGCCACCGACGCCCGGGGCCGCGCCCTGGAGGTCGTCGAGGTGCCCGCGCCCACCGTCCTGTGCGACGAGGACGGGGAATGGGTCGACTACTCCTACATCAACCACTACCTCTGCAACGACGCCGTGATCCTCTGCGCCTTCGACGACCCGCGCGACGAGGAGGCCGCCGCGATCTTCCGCGGTCTCTTCCCGGACCGTACGGTCACCCTCGTCGACGCCCGTACGATCTTCGCCGGCGGTGGAGGCATCCACTGCATCACCCAGCAGCAGCCGAAGGTCCGAGCGAACCCATGACCCGCGCCCCCCGTCGCACCCACCACGCCGCCCCGCCCCGCGAGGACGTCCTCGCCGCCGCCATGGCCGCCGTCGCCGAGCGCGGGCTCGACGGGCTGACCATGGCCGGACTGGGGCGGGAGGTGGGGATGAGCAGCGGGCACCTCCTCTACTACTTCCGCACCAAGGACGAACTGCTCCTCCAGACCCTGGAGTGGAGCGAGCGGCGCCTCGGGGCCGAGCGCGGCGCCCTGCTCGCCCGGCCGGGAACCGCCCGCGCGCGGCTGGACGCGTACATCGGCCTCTACCTGCCCGCCGGGCACCGGGACCCCCACTGGACGCTCTGGCTGGAGGTCTGGGGCCGCTCCCAGAACGCCGACGACGACGCCCGCGCCCGCCAGGCCGCCATCGAAGGGGTCTGGCACCGTGACCTGGTGGCACTGCTCGCCGAGGGGGTCTCGCGCGGCGAGTTCCGGCCCGTGGACGCCGACCGGTTCGCCGCCCGGCTGCGGGCGATGCTCGACGGGTTCAGCGTCCACGTGACGGTCGGCATCCCGGGGACGGGGCGCGAACAGGTGCTGGCGCAGGCGGCGGAGTTCCTGGACGAGACGCTGACACGGGGCGCTCATTGAGGGAGGCAACGGGTGTCACGACCGCATCCTGAGACACCGCAGTCACGGGGCCGTCGCTGTGCGAGACTGCTTCCGTGTCCTCGTTCGTCATGATTATTGGCAGCAGGCGCGCCGGTCCGCAGTGACCGTCCCGTACCACCCCGTACGGCGCGGCCATCGTGCCCCAGACCCGCGCGCAGACCTCTCGCACCCGCGAGGGGTTTTTTCGTTTTCCGGCCCGCACCCGGGCCGGAGCGAGGCGCGCGAGATGATGGGGGCAAGTGGAGCTGGGGCCTGTTCCGGGTTCCCCGAGCAGGCCCAGACCGTCCGGATCCACTCATCCGACAGGAGTCAGATCAGCATGACCACCAAGGCCAACGCCACCGACGACAGTTTCCATGTCTTCGACACCACACTGCGCGACGGTGCTCAGCGTGAGGGCATCAACCTGACGGTCGCCGACAAGCTGACCATCGCCCGTCATCTGGACACCTTCGGTGTGGGGTACATCGAGGGCGGCTGGCCGGGGGCCAACCCGCGCGACACGGAGTTCTTCGCCCGCGCCCAGCAGGAGATCACGTTCGAGAACGCCCAGCTCGTGGCGTTCGGCGCGACCCGCAGGGCCGGCGGCAGCGCGGCCGAGGACCCCCAGGTGCAGGCCCTCCTGAACTCCGGCGCCCCGGTGATCACGCTGGTGGCCAAGGCGCACGACCGCCACGTGGAGCTGGCCCTGCGCACCACCCTGGAGGAGAACCTGGAGATGGTCCGCGACACCGTCTCCCACCTCCGCGAGCAGGGCCGCCGGGTCTTCGTGGACTGCGAGCACTTCTTCGACGGCTACCGCGCCAACGCCGAGTACGCGAAGTCCGTGGTCCGCACCGCGTACGAGGCGGGCGCCGAGGTCGTCGTCCTCTGCGACACCAACGGCGGCATGCTCCCCGCGCAGGTCCAGGCCGTCGTCTCCACGGTCGCCGCCGACACCGGGGCCCGGCTCGGCATCCACGCCCAGGACGACACCGGCTGCGCCGTCGCCAACACGCTGGCCGCCGTCGACGCCGGCGCCACCCACGTCCAGTGCACGGCCAACGGCTACGGCGAGCGGGTCGGCAACGCCAACCTCTTCCCCGTCGTCGCCGCCCTGGAACTCAAGTACGGCATGAAGGTCCTGCCCGAGGGCGCGCTCGCCGAGATGACCCGCATCTCGCACGCCATCGCCGAGGTCGTCAACCTCACCCCCTCCACCCACCAGCCGTACGTCGGCGTCTCGGCCTTCGCCCACAAGGCCGGGCTGCACGCCTCCGCGATCAAGGTCGACCCCGACCTCTACCAGCACATCGACCCCGAGCTGGTCGGCAACACCATGCGGATGCTCGTCTCCGACATGGCGGGCCGCGCCTCCATCGAGCTGAAGGGCAAGGAGCTCGGCATCGACCTCGGCGACGACCGCGCCTTGGTCGGCCGGGTCGTGGAGCGGGTCAAGGAGCGCGAACTCCGTGGCTACACCTACGAGGCCGCCGACGCCTCCTTCGAACTGCTGCTGCGCGGCGAGGTCGAGGGCCGGGCCCGGCGCTACTTCCGTACGGAGTCCTGGCGGGCGATCGTCGAGGACCGCCCCGACGGCACCCACGCCAACGAGGCCACCGTGAAGCTCTGGGCCAAGGGCGAGCGGATCGTCGCCACCGCCGAGGGCAACGGCCCGGTCAACGCGCTGGACCGGGCGCTGCGCGTCGCCCTGGAGCGGATCTACCCCCAGCTCGCCAAGCTGGAGCTGGTCGACTACAAGGTCCGCATCCTGGAGGGCCGCACGGGCACCGAGTCCACCACCCGCGTGCTCATCACCACGGGCGACGGCACCGGCGACTGGGCGACCGTGGGGGTCGCCGAGAACGTCATCGCCGCCTCCTGGCAGGCGCTGGAGGACGCGTACACCTACGGACTGCTGCGCGCGGGCGTCGAGCCCACGGAGTAGCCGCCGGACGGCCCGCCCGGGACCGCACCGCGCGGGAGCCGCCGCCCGTCACCGGGCGGCGGCTCCCGCGCGTCCACCGACGTCCCCGCCCGCCCGGCCCGAGCCGAGGGAGCACCGACGCGCGTCAGGGGCAGAGGAAGCGCCAACGCGCCTCAAAGGCAGAGGAATTGCTCGGCCCGCTCCGGCATCCGGGCCGGCTGCCCCGCCGCCTGCGCCGCATCGTCCGGTCGGGGGAACGGCAGGACTTCTCGGCCGTGTTCATCACCCACGACCTCTCCCTCCTGATCGAATTCCCGGACCGGATCGCGA
The nucleotide sequence above comes from Streptomyces sp. NBC_01116. Encoded proteins:
- a CDS encoding agmatine/peptidylarginine deiminase, whose translation is MPLTPAPFRMPPEWAPHERTWMAWPGPNPTFASDDELDGARRAWAGVARAVRRFEPVTMVVGPGQEEGAATLLGPDVELVVRPLDDAWMRDIGPTFVTDGRTLAAVDWTFNGWGAQGWARWGHDQHIARGVAELAGVPAHSSPLVNEGGAIHVDGEGTVLLTETVQLGEERNPGWSREQVEAEVHARLGTEKAIWLPRGLTGDYGTYGTLGHVDIVAAFARPGAVVVHVQPDPAHPDHEVTRETLAILRAATDARGRALEVVEVPAPTVLCDEDGEWVDYSYINHYLCNDAVILCAFDDPRDEEAAAIFRGLFPDRTVTLVDARTIFAGGGGIHCITQQQPKVRANP
- a CDS encoding TetR/AcrR family transcriptional regulator gives rise to the protein MTRAPRRTHHAAPPREDVLAAAMAAVAERGLDGLTMAGLGREVGMSSGHLLYYFRTKDELLLQTLEWSERRLGAERGALLARPGTARARLDAYIGLYLPAGHRDPHWTLWLEVWGRSQNADDDARARQAAIEGVWHRDLVALLAEGVSRGEFRPVDADRFAARLRAMLDGFSVHVTVGIPGTGREQVLAQAAEFLDETLTRGAH
- the cimA gene encoding citramalate synthase, which translates into the protein MTTKANATDDSFHVFDTTLRDGAQREGINLTVADKLTIARHLDTFGVGYIEGGWPGANPRDTEFFARAQQEITFENAQLVAFGATRRAGGSAAEDPQVQALLNSGAPVITLVAKAHDRHVELALRTTLEENLEMVRDTVSHLREQGRRVFVDCEHFFDGYRANAEYAKSVVRTAYEAGAEVVVLCDTNGGMLPAQVQAVVSTVAADTGARLGIHAQDDTGCAVANTLAAVDAGATHVQCTANGYGERVGNANLFPVVAALELKYGMKVLPEGALAEMTRISHAIAEVVNLTPSTHQPYVGVSAFAHKAGLHASAIKVDPDLYQHIDPELVGNTMRMLVSDMAGRASIELKGKELGIDLGDDRALVGRVVERVKERELRGYTYEAADASFELLLRGEVEGRARRYFRTESWRAIVEDRPDGTHANEATVKLWAKGERIVATAEGNGPVNALDRALRVALERIYPQLAKLELVDYKVRILEGRTGTESTTRVLITTGDGTGDWATVGVAENVIAASWQALEDAYTYGLLRAGVEPTE